The following are from one region of the Thermococcus cleftensis genome:
- a CDS encoding nucleotidyl transferase AbiEii/AbiGii toxin family protein has product MLDDSLLMEIRLNERRSFARFVSKKTGIKSVDLVEWDYIIHTILKELEKDPTFRENYVFKGGTCLVKCHLGYYRFSRDLDFAYRHSDELRNMSRSKLKKFLNGETGRIAETLKCVAKDFGLEFQYKDHSDFNNHRYFSFRIGPGWFREIVLYSPLGEKIKVEVNYAERLAFRPKTLKANTLLSWKGVKLTPREYEKYIEFLGNYYPLSLTAYSDREILVEKVRALLTRKEFKLRDLYDLYKLNQRGLRVSKYKKEIVNKIHDYLNLSSPAKEHLESSLQSIDEGTFLENIEGEMDRDIGLIIEPFEREEFLNFVGELKEELKGIVDDLKHLVEVEKDG; this is encoded by the coding sequence ATGTTGGATGACTCGCTTCTTATGGAGATTCGCCTGAACGAGAGGAGAAGTTTTGCCAGGTTTGTCTCGAAGAAAACAGGGATAAAATCTGTTGATCTCGTGGAGTGGGATTACATAATCCACACTATCTTAAAGGAGCTTGAGAAAGATCCCACATTCAGGGAGAACTACGTTTTCAAAGGCGGAACCTGTCTCGTAAAGTGCCATCTCGGCTACTATCGCTTCAGCAGGGATTTAGACTTTGCATATAGGCACAGTGATGAGCTCAGGAATATGAGTAGGAGCAAGCTGAAGAAGTTCTTGAACGGGGAAACCGGCAGGATTGCTGAGACCCTGAAGTGCGTGGCCAAGGATTTTGGTCTTGAGTTTCAATACAAAGATCATAGCGACTTCAACAACCATCGTTACTTTAGCTTCCGAATCGGCCCAGGCTGGTTTAGGGAGATAGTTCTCTACTCACCCTTGGGAGAGAAGATAAAGGTGGAGGTAAACTACGCTGAGAGGCTTGCGTTCAGGCCAAAGACCCTGAAGGCGAACACCCTTCTGTCCTGGAAGGGAGTCAAACTCACCCCGAGGGAGTATGAAAAGTACATTGAATTCCTCGGTAACTATTACCCACTCTCCCTCACTGCGTACTCCGACAGGGAGATTTTGGTGGAGAAAGTCAGGGCGCTGTTAACCCGAAAAGAGTTCAAACTCAGGGATCTCTATGACCTTTACAAGCTCAATCAGCGTGGCCTTAGGGTATCCAAGTACAAGAAGGAGATAGTGAACAAAATACATGACTACCTTAACTTGAGCTCTCCGGCAAAGGAACATCTAGAGAGCTCCTTACAGTCCATTGATGAAGGCACCTTCCTCGAAAACATTGAAGGTGAGATGGACAGGGACATCGGTCTGATCATCGAGCCCTTCGAAAGGGAAGAGTTTTTGAACTTCGTTGGAGAGTTAAAAGAGGAACTCAAGGGTATTGTTGATGATTTGAAGCACTTGGTAGAGGTGGAGAAAGATGGCTGA
- a CDS encoding helicase-related protein, translated as MAESAISLLDRHGLVDNQRVRLVDVLKEVLTSGDYNRIDVAVGFLFISGMKEIQNELEKFFSNGGKMRIVIGNQTNRETFEQLSMVYHSLEALQKIKRREKSMETNLDQQSEDIEKNANFMEQSEENEQFLRRLMDWVRSNKLEIKIYVKEFMHAKAYLFYPSRPSVTRMGLVGSSNFTLAGFSGNTELNAIVQSTHFESLKEWYDEIWEEALPFNPKLLEIIGNSWAGQVPGNLPLPWEVLIRGLYELYKDVLDKDTGFLLRRLENVLYDFQKDAVKRAISIVNKYNGVLISDVVGLGKSYIGLALLEHFSLLDLLNGRPREVAVIVPPSLVRYWEGLLREYNIPGKVFSAGLLPRRELSPAKYKEMESYLKNVGTVLVDEAHHYSNPSTKSYKNLQELISGKRVILLTATPYRKRYKDMISQIRLFLPERRHPFPIHPQNWDDLTKAIENGELDPSYVFREILIRRTRHDILNLYGGKDNCIKVKKNKKLCFPERRLSVLTYTISEVYPEDIYELLLNGISSMNYARFDLYSYVLPQFQDAEPYRSLSSAGKGLRGIMRILYLKRLESSWYAMYQTLRRDLIKTKNFITFVENDFIPAGDEFDDVLLGKINSDKEERVLDGEEVRKFIENYRRAGKVTYKAGAFRVRKLLEDLRHDLRILESMESALRPLKEQLESSPRRDPKLRKLADEIVELRNEGKKILVFSEFEETVQWVYNGLKRTLPEDISEKMEYVSSNTRGIPNKIVRFAPRSNGLEDEIDESQELHVLIATDVLSEGLNLQDANVVINYDLHWTPIKLIQRIGRVDRIGTEHDEILIYNFFPEKKLEENLGLLQKVERRVQEFNRALGTDGKILQEEEEWNPSAIKAIYGTENIEKIEEDVSGSLLSVTTFAEKLLREFKESNAEKFEEITRRYSMRSIVRSNTEYPVAFFVCSNGVISQYFVYRLVNGEWKAQNVPIEQLLKDTGLNEDTPSLNSNEAMKIYRGAAKKVLSDFQKLLRIAESELEYTTRRPSKIPAQVRIILGKLQEKIEKTRSPGEKESLSLLYDLVYWGYLNNEPFRNALLKANVKKTTSRDKVEELCWNLVERFGIAARRKAVKEEITKRRTEGIKPHIVAGLLFVPDGSRGE; from the coding sequence ATGGCTGAGTCGGCTATATCTCTTCTTGACAGGCACGGTCTCGTTGACAACCAGAGGGTTAGGCTGGTTGATGTTCTCAAGGAAGTGTTGACTTCAGGGGACTACAACCGGATAGACGTTGCCGTGGGTTTTCTCTTCATAAGTGGCATGAAAGAGATTCAAAACGAGCTCGAGAAATTCTTCTCGAACGGGGGCAAGATGAGAATTGTAATAGGTAACCAAACGAACAGGGAAACCTTCGAGCAGCTCAGCATGGTTTACCACTCCCTTGAGGCCCTTCAAAAGATAAAACGCCGTGAAAAAAGCATGGAAACGAACCTTGACCAACAGAGCGAGGACATCGAAAAAAACGCCAACTTCATGGAGCAGAGCGAGGAGAATGAGCAGTTCCTAAGGAGGCTTATGGACTGGGTTCGTAGTAACAAACTCGAGATTAAAATCTACGTCAAGGAGTTCATGCACGCTAAAGCGTATCTCTTCTACCCTTCAAGGCCGTCCGTAACCCGGATGGGGCTCGTGGGCTCAAGCAACTTTACGCTGGCGGGTTTCTCCGGCAATACCGAACTGAACGCCATCGTGCAGTCAACGCACTTCGAGAGCCTAAAAGAGTGGTATGATGAGATTTGGGAGGAGGCCCTTCCGTTCAACCCAAAGCTTCTCGAGATAATAGGAAACAGCTGGGCAGGCCAGGTTCCGGGCAACTTACCCTTGCCGTGGGAAGTACTGATCAGGGGCCTGTACGAGCTTTACAAAGATGTCTTAGACAAAGACACGGGTTTTCTCTTGAGAAGGCTCGAAAACGTTCTCTACGACTTCCAGAAGGATGCAGTTAAGAGGGCAATATCAATAGTCAACAAATACAATGGGGTTCTGATAAGTGATGTTGTCGGTCTTGGGAAGAGCTACATAGGATTGGCACTTTTAGAACACTTCTCACTCTTGGATCTCTTGAATGGGCGTCCCAGGGAAGTTGCTGTGATAGTCCCTCCAAGTCTTGTTAGGTACTGGGAGGGGCTATTGAGGGAGTACAACATCCCCGGGAAGGTATTTTCCGCGGGCCTTTTGCCACGTAGAGAGCTTTCACCTGCCAAATACAAGGAAATGGAGAGCTATCTAAAGAACGTCGGAACTGTTTTGGTAGATGAGGCGCATCACTACTCAAATCCCTCCACCAAATCCTACAAGAACCTTCAAGAACTAATTTCGGGTAAGAGGGTCATTCTCTTAACCGCAACGCCCTACCGGAAGAGATACAAGGATATGATAAGCCAAATTCGCCTGTTCCTTCCTGAGAGACGACACCCGTTTCCAATACATCCTCAGAACTGGGATGATTTAACGAAGGCCATTGAAAACGGCGAACTGGACCCGTCTTACGTCTTCAGGGAGATTTTAATAAGGAGAACAAGGCACGACATCCTTAACCTCTATGGAGGAAAGGACAACTGCATTAAGGTCAAGAAAAATAAAAAACTGTGTTTCCCCGAGAGAAGGCTCTCCGTGTTGACTTACACTATCTCAGAGGTTTACCCGGAAGACATCTACGAGTTGCTTTTGAACGGCATTTCTTCCATGAACTACGCCAGGTTTGACCTTTACAGCTACGTCCTACCCCAGTTCCAGGATGCTGAGCCATACAGAAGCTTGTCCTCCGCGGGTAAAGGACTCCGGGGTATCATGAGGATTCTTTATCTGAAACGCTTGGAGAGTTCCTGGTATGCAATGTATCAGACCCTGAGAAGGGACCTGATCAAGACGAAGAACTTCATCACTTTCGTCGAGAACGACTTCATCCCCGCTGGCGATGAGTTCGATGATGTGCTCTTGGGCAAGATTAACAGCGATAAAGAGGAGAGGGTTCTAGATGGGGAGGAGGTAAGGAAGTTCATTGAGAATTACAGGAGGGCTGGTAAAGTCACTTACAAAGCTGGTGCCTTTAGGGTCAGGAAATTGTTGGAAGATTTAAGGCACGATCTCAGGATTCTGGAGTCCATGGAATCTGCACTTAGGCCCCTTAAGGAGCAATTAGAAAGCAGTCCTAGGAGAGATCCCAAGCTCAGAAAGTTAGCTGATGAGATAGTGGAACTAAGAAATGAGGGCAAAAAGATCCTCGTTTTCAGTGAATTTGAAGAGACAGTTCAGTGGGTTTACAACGGGCTTAAAAGAACACTCCCTGAGGACATCTCGGAAAAGATGGAATACGTAAGCTCAAACACCAGGGGGATACCCAACAAGATAGTACGTTTTGCACCGCGGTCTAATGGCCTCGAGGATGAGATAGATGAATCCCAAGAGCTTCACGTTCTAATTGCAACTGACGTCCTCAGCGAAGGACTCAACCTTCAGGATGCCAACGTTGTAATAAACTACGATCTGCACTGGACGCCAATCAAGTTAATTCAGAGAATTGGTAGGGTTGATAGAATTGGAACTGAACATGATGAAATCCTGATCTACAACTTCTTCCCCGAGAAGAAACTAGAGGAGAACCTGGGACTCCTCCAAAAAGTTGAGAGAAGAGTTCAGGAATTCAACAGGGCGTTGGGGACGGATGGGAAGATACTTCAAGAGGAAGAGGAATGGAACCCCTCAGCAATTAAAGCGATTTACGGGACCGAGAACATCGAGAAAATTGAAGAGGATGTAAGTGGTTCACTGTTGTCAGTTACAACCTTTGCCGAAAAGCTCCTAAGAGAGTTTAAGGAGTCCAACGCGGAAAAGTTTGAGGAGATTACAAGGAGATACTCCATGAGGAGTATTGTCAGGTCCAACACGGAATATCCCGTGGCGTTTTTTGTCTGCAGCAATGGAGTGATATCCCAGTATTTTGTTTATCGTCTAGTTAACGGTGAATGGAAGGCCCAAAACGTTCCAATTGAACAGTTGCTCAAAGATACTGGTTTGAACGAAGATACACCTTCACTTAACAGCAACGAAGCTATGAAAATCTACCGCGGTGCAGCTAAAAAAGTTCTTTCGGACTTCCAGAAACTACTGAGGATCGCTGAGAGTGAACTGGAGTACACCACCCGGAGACCCTCCAAGATCCCGGCACAGGTCAGGATAATTCTCGGCAAACTTCAGGAGAAAATCGAAAAAACCAGGAGTCCCGGAGAGAAGGAGTCCCTGAGTCTGCTCTATGATCTTGTCTATTGGGGATACCTGAACAATGAGCCTTTCAGAAATGCGCTCTTAAAAGCCAACGTGAAGAAGACCACTTCAAGAGATAAGGTAGAAGAGCTCTGCTGGAATCTAGTCGAGCGCTTTGGGATAGCAGCAAGACGTAAAGCAGTTAAAGAGGAGATAACAAAGCGTAGAACTGAAGGGATTAAGCCTCACATAGTTGCGGGGCTGCTATTTGTCCCAGATGGCAGCCGAGGTGAATAG
- a CDS encoding DUF365 domain-containing protein encodes MEEKVVGVTFPVPKPFLDRILEEGKRVFVKPSTLRVKPGMKVVFYASREGQAWLGEAEVEGVEFLNGIEEIIEKYGDELFLTAKELRDYERERAKWHSRGRRPRPWMVLRLKNLKKYPKPVKPPRFIAVSGRYIKEREYKEILRKSGL; translated from the coding sequence ATGGAGGAGAAGGTCGTCGGTGTTACCTTTCCCGTCCCAAAGCCCTTCCTGGACAGGATACTCGAGGAAGGGAAGAGGGTCTTCGTGAAGCCCTCGACGCTGAGGGTGAAACCGGGAATGAAGGTTGTTTTCTACGCCTCCAGGGAGGGCCAGGCCTGGCTCGGGGAGGCGGAAGTTGAGGGCGTCGAGTTCCTCAACGGTATCGAGGAAATCATCGAGAAGTACGGGGATGAGTTGTTCCTCACAGCCAAGGAGCTCAGGGATTACGAGAGGGAAAGGGCGAAGTGGCACTCCCGCGGGAGGAGGCCGAGGCCCTGGATGGTGCTCAGGTTGAAAAACCTCAAGAAGTACCCGAAACCCGTTAAACCGCCGAGGTTCATTGCGGTATCGGGGAGGTACATAAAGGAGAGGGAATACAAGGAAATCCTAAGGAAGAGCGGGCTTTAG
- a CDS encoding EVE domain-containing protein has product MTYWLCITNRDNWEVVRKKNVWGVAKRHKNTIAKVKPGDKLVFYVKQERKNKEVLEPKIVGIFEVVSEPYTDSSRIFKSPPHLNETYPLRVKIKPIKLGELDFKPLIPKLKFITNKKRWSGHLMGKAMREIPEEDYKIIESLL; this is encoded by the coding sequence ATGACCTACTGGCTCTGCATCACCAATCGCGACAACTGGGAGGTTGTCAGAAAGAAGAACGTCTGGGGCGTGGCAAAGAGGCACAAGAACACCATCGCCAAAGTCAAACCCGGTGACAAGCTCGTCTTCTACGTCAAGCAGGAAAGGAAGAACAAGGAAGTTCTCGAGCCTAAGATCGTCGGCATCTTTGAAGTCGTGAGCGAGCCTTACACAGACTCAAGCAGAATCTTCAAGAGTCCACCACACCTAAACGAGACTTACCCCCTCAGGGTCAAAATCAAGCCCATAAAGCTCGGTGAGCTCGACTTCAAGCCCCTCATCCCAAAGCTGAAGTTCATCACGAACAAGAAGCGCTGGAGCGGGCATTTAATGGGCAAAGCAATGAGAGAAATCCCAGAGGAGGATTACAAAATCATTGAAAGCCTCCTCTAA
- a CDS encoding MBL fold metallo-hydrolase produces the protein MRITVYDGTRTIGGSKIHVSGGESGLFLDFGMNFAKYSLYYEEFISERPSRGIHDLWRLGLIPKLNVYRADLIPPDLSGEVTRYPKVPVNAVLISHAHLDHVGNVALLDGNVPLVGSPTTIVLLKALRDTSRQVHMGMELPYYAPKSPSGANPSVLEADREVRHYPSRDVILTGELPAEGREFLHWRANVELASGRGRVKPILPGRVETLDEADLGFEVRAFPVDHSIYGASAYIVESDVAVAYTGDFRFHGKNGDLTRRFLREARNAGVLVTEGTRVGRDEGSNVSEEDVYRAALPIVEDARGLVIADFSARNFERLESFKRIAERTGRKLVVTTKDAYFLHALGLVDGEDRLTGLGIYTSSKTRLEKWEEWILGEYYELKVTPGELRSGGESYVLCFSFHDMPHLLDIMPMGGVYIYSSSEAFGEEQGFSFLRLWNWLSYFGFEVHGFSVDENGNPVFDKGLHASGHVSREELARAIDYIDPDHIVPVHTENPWWFRENWGERAVLLEDGEHWEV, from the coding sequence ATGAGGATAACCGTCTACGATGGGACGAGGACGATTGGGGGCTCAAAGATCCACGTATCCGGGGGAGAGAGCGGCCTCTTCCTCGACTTCGGGATGAACTTCGCGAAATACTCCCTCTACTACGAGGAGTTCATAAGCGAAAGGCCCTCGCGCGGGATCCACGACCTGTGGAGGCTCGGCCTGATACCGAAGCTCAACGTCTACCGTGCTGACTTAATACCCCCCGACCTTTCGGGAGAAGTGACCAGATATCCAAAAGTGCCAGTTAATGCCGTTCTCATAAGCCACGCCCACCTCGATCACGTGGGGAACGTTGCCCTCCTCGACGGGAATGTCCCCCTGGTCGGTTCTCCCACCACGATCGTGCTCCTGAAGGCCCTCAGGGACACCTCCCGCCAGGTGCACATGGGTATGGAGCTTCCCTACTACGCCCCCAAGAGCCCGAGCGGTGCCAACCCCTCCGTGCTGGAGGCGGACAGGGAGGTGAGACACTACCCGAGCAGGGATGTTATATTGACTGGGGAGCTCCCCGCGGAGGGTAGGGAGTTCCTGCACTGGAGGGCCAACGTCGAGCTGGCATCGGGCCGTGGCAGGGTCAAGCCCATACTGCCCGGAAGGGTCGAGACTCTCGACGAGGCCGACCTGGGGTTCGAGGTCAGGGCCTTTCCCGTGGACCACTCCATCTACGGTGCCAGCGCCTACATCGTGGAGAGCGACGTGGCGGTGGCCTACACCGGCGACTTCAGGTTCCACGGGAAGAATGGGGATCTCACGAGGCGGTTCCTGAGGGAGGCGAGGAACGCGGGGGTTCTCGTGACCGAGGGGACGAGGGTCGGAAGGGACGAGGGCTCCAATGTCTCGGAGGAGGACGTCTACAGGGCCGCCCTTCCCATCGTGGAAGATGCGAGGGGCCTCGTGATAGCGGATTTCTCGGCCAGGAACTTCGAGAGGCTCGAGAGCTTCAAGAGGATTGCCGAGAGGACCGGGAGAAAGCTCGTCGTCACCACAAAGGATGCCTACTTCCTCCACGCCCTGGGCCTCGTGGACGGGGAGGATCGCCTCACAGGCCTGGGGATCTACACCAGCTCAAAGACCAGACTCGAGAAGTGGGAGGAGTGGATACTCGGGGAGTACTATGAGCTCAAGGTTACCCCCGGGGAGCTCAGGTCTGGGGGAGAAAGCTACGTCCTCTGCTTCTCCTTCCACGATATGCCGCATCTCCTCGACATCATGCCAATGGGCGGAGTTTACATCTACTCCTCCAGCGAGGCCTTCGGTGAGGAGCAGGGGTTCAGCTTCCTGAGGCTCTGGAACTGGCTGAGCTACTTCGGCTTCGAGGTCCACGGGTTCAGCGTCGATGAAAACGGTAACCCCGTTTTCGACAAGGGCCTACACGCCTCGGGCCACGTCTCGAGGGAGGAGCTGGCGAGGGCCATCGACTACATCGACCCCGATCACATCGTCCCAGTCCACACCGAGAACCCCTGGTGGTTCAGGGAGAACTGGGGGGAGAGGGCTGTACTGCTGGAGGATGGAGAACACTGGGAGGTCTGA
- a CDS encoding gamma-glutamylcyclotransferase family protein — MVRIAVYGTLRRGKPLHGYLHGARFLGEEWIEGYELYFDGLPYAVKGAGRLKVEVYEVDGEVFEDINTLEVGAGYTPVEVETGFGRAILWEVSSPRGFRVESGDFDDV; from the coding sequence ATGGTTAGGATAGCCGTTTACGGGACGCTGAGAAGGGGGAAGCCCCTTCACGGCTACCTCCACGGGGCAAGGTTCCTCGGGGAGGAGTGGATAGAGGGTTACGAGCTTTACTTCGACGGCCTTCCTTACGCCGTCAAAGGGGCTGGACGGCTGAAGGTGGAGGTCTACGAGGTCGATGGGGAGGTCTTCGAGGACATCAACACCCTGGAGGTCGGCGCGGGCTACACCCCTGTCGAGGTGGAGACCGGGTTCGGGAGGGCCATCCTGTGGGAGGTTAGCTCGCCTAGGGGTTTTAGGGTGGAGAGCGGGGACTTCGACGATGTGTAG